The following coding sequences lie in one Candidatus Eremiobacterota bacterium genomic window:
- a CDS encoding TonB-dependent receptor — translation MSRFIAALIAALLALSLTLTVEAATTGLVRGTITVDGKIAVGATVTLEGEGSLFKTTTDSRGEYVFPQVPFGSYRLIAQAKGVHELQVLVNVASGQVSTINVPLTTQLREIAQTTVTAHAGTETNPPSVNQLSRTTIQTSPVNNSLDRMLETLPGVVQFSYNEPVINGFHGVTYNIDGAPLPLGTTSNFAEIIDPKVIDSIELLTGAIPAEYGGDRMGGVVNIISNRPSDIPEGTYGTVTGGFGNQAQGIGEFDVESRSGLSEAFLSANTSTTNRGLDAPTYVPINDASSNSDEFFRFITQMTPRSTLAFDYSNQFSQFQIPINTDPNNPLDPVVSVPGTLDTQLEYERFSNLNFTQVSQDGNGIVQVIPWWRSTRIDYYGDLPLDVQAVEPDFSVCPPTCAKTVHIVGLNQSSYASYVGLRASDFRATKTHAWKIGIDVNRENATASQEFACYFVDCKSSGAVATPYFPSYTTPQGQAGSQIGIYGEDRWQETPNVLWSYGIRYDHSTGYVGGWQLSPRIGLTLWDGGKNVGHVYYGRFYAAPLLEDVRQACVLLQAQQACTTTNPVYDLKPESDSYFEMGDVFSFNPHFTLTANLFEKGVVNVLDTTQLFNTPIFAVYNNSIGINHGFEMRLQNQEPGGDSWFLTGTLSASYAACISGSEFLFPPNPVGVACTAQLSLEDHSQTVDSTAGYTHRWGQAQKLWYATLQANYGSGFPVQFQDANVNLRGTLPAHTTFDFSAGRNLTPGHAGQDQGLGLSLQILNLLNHQFPIKVANGFNTTQIANSRSILLRLTAPF, via the coding sequence ATGTCACGCTTTATCGCGGCGCTCATCGCCGCACTCTTGGCTTTGAGCCTGACCTTAACCGTCGAGGCGGCAACGACCGGACTCGTGCGCGGCACGATTACCGTTGACGGCAAAATCGCCGTCGGCGCCACCGTTACGCTGGAGGGAGAAGGTTCGCTCTTCAAGACGACCACCGATTCACGGGGCGAGTACGTTTTTCCACAAGTACCGTTCGGTTCGTACCGGCTGATCGCGCAGGCAAAGGGCGTCCACGAGCTGCAAGTGCTCGTCAACGTCGCCAGCGGTCAGGTGTCGACGATCAACGTGCCGCTGACGACGCAGCTGCGGGAGATCGCGCAGACCACCGTCACCGCGCACGCCGGCACGGAGACAAACCCGCCCTCGGTCAATCAGCTCTCGCGCACGACGATTCAAACCTCGCCGGTCAACAACAGCCTCGACCGGATGTTGGAGACGCTCCCCGGCGTGGTGCAGTTCTCGTACAACGAGCCGGTGATCAACGGCTTTCACGGCGTCACCTACAACATCGACGGCGCACCGCTGCCGCTCGGCACCACCTCGAACTTCGCGGAAATCATCGATCCGAAGGTGATCGATTCGATCGAACTGCTCACCGGTGCGATTCCCGCCGAGTACGGCGGCGACCGCATGGGCGGGGTGGTGAACATCATCAGCAATCGTCCGAGCGACATCCCCGAAGGAACGTATGGCACGGTTACCGGCGGCTTCGGCAATCAAGCGCAGGGCATCGGTGAGTTCGACGTCGAGTCGCGTTCCGGCCTGAGCGAAGCGTTCTTGAGCGCCAATACCTCGACGACGAATCGCGGGCTCGACGCCCCGACCTACGTGCCGATTAACGACGCGAGCTCGAACAGCGACGAGTTTTTCCGCTTCATTACGCAGATGACGCCGCGCAGCACGCTCGCCTTCGATTATTCGAATCAGTTTTCGCAGTTTCAAATACCGATCAATACCGATCCAAACAATCCGCTCGACCCGGTAGTGAGCGTGCCGGGAACGCTCGACACGCAGCTCGAGTACGAGCGTTTCTCGAATCTCAACTTCACCCAAGTCTCGCAGGACGGCAACGGCATCGTTCAGGTGATCCCGTGGTGGCGTTCGACGCGCATCGACTACTACGGCGATCTCCCGCTCGACGTTCAGGCGGTCGAACCCGACTTTAGCGTCTGCCCGCCGACCTGCGCGAAGACCGTACACATCGTTGGCCTCAATCAAAGCTCGTACGCCAGCTACGTTGGACTGCGCGCTTCGGATTTCCGAGCGACGAAGACCCACGCCTGGAAGATCGGCATCGACGTCAACCGCGAAAACGCCACGGCCTCGCAAGAGTTTGCCTGCTACTTCGTCGATTGTAAATCGAGCGGTGCGGTCGCCACGCCCTACTTTCCGTCGTACACGACACCGCAGGGACAAGCCGGCTCGCAGATCGGCATCTACGGTGAAGACCGCTGGCAAGAGACGCCCAACGTCTTATGGAGCTACGGCATACGTTACGATCACTCGACAGGCTACGTCGGCGGCTGGCAACTCAGCCCGCGGATCGGCCTGACCTTGTGGGACGGCGGAAAGAACGTCGGTCATGTCTACTACGGGCGCTTCTACGCCGCACCGCTGCTGGAAGACGTGCGACAGGCGTGCGTGCTGTTGCAAGCGCAGCAGGCCTGCACGACGACGAATCCCGTTTACGATCTCAAGCCCGAAAGCGATTCATATTTCGAAATGGGCGACGTCTTTTCGTTCAATCCGCACTTTACGCTGACCGCCAATCTTTTCGAGAAAGGCGTCGTCAACGTTCTCGACACGACGCAACTCTTTAATACGCCGATCTTCGCCGTCTATAACAACTCAATCGGAATCAACCACGGCTTCGAAATGCGGCTTCAAAATCAGGAGCCCGGCGGCGACTCATGGTTCTTGACGGGAACCCTCTCCGCATCGTACGCCGCCTGCATTTCGGGTTCAGAGTTTCTCTTTCCACCAAATCCGGTCGGCGTGGCCTGCACGGCGCAGTTGTCGCTCGAAGATCACAGTCAAACCGTCGACTCGACGGCCGGCTACACGCATCGCTGGGGACAAGCGCAGAAGCTCTGGTATGCGACCCTGCAAGCAAACTACGGCAGCGGCTTTCCCGTCCAGTTCCAAGACGCCAACGTCAACTTGCGCGGCACCTTGCCGGCGCATACGACCTTCGACTTCTCAGCAGGACGCAATCTCACGCCGGGTCACGCCGGCCAAGATCAGGGGCTCGGTCTTTCGCTGCAGATTCTTAATCTGCTCAACCATCAATTCCCGATCAAGGTGGCCAACGGCTTCAATACCACGCAAATCGCCAACAGCCGGTCGATTCTGCTGCGTCTGACTGCGCCGTTCTAG
- a CDS encoding TonB-dependent receptor: MNRRMLACYLGVITASWAAPAVAVNASAFITGTVTEGGKPAAHVAVTASGNNLTATTATDAAGRFSFPPLALGTYDVEARRGDRRGLVRIDLGNGGASVSIRLVQLAEIAHAVVGEWSSALTHGSGSDVVLNSTALTRLPFDNSFTQMELQMPGAAQGANGVVHINGDHGVINYMIDGVPLPQELNRDIGSEININDLSFVDLIEGAYPAQYGLRFGAVFNMSTRAGTGPPGFDGYSSFGSYTDTQSTIGYHSPLAGGGGFDVAFNGMTTTRGLDPPDFNSPHNDAGSIGQFARFTLPAGGNNFTNITFINSRSNFQIPNDIAYGEPGDTNDAESQADTFLGIQFHHAIGSSGAITYGPAYNASRIEDYGDPVNDWAYGEALNVTPPPFGNGGAPTDCANAFVVAPTNPTAFPTMCGVSLADTRSELDYIMQGDYTQSFGSHTIAAGLSYDLTRVLKYYAITLQPNNFLAPIITPNTPNAPATVVDDSPNVGNTYQSYVQDSWRMGDRWQADYGLRYDFFTIESSGFARGFGSFSPRFKLTRLFGKRANLYGYVGRFFEPFSLENVSPYAAHLLNLPLQAGVAQFDLKPERDTQLELGGHLPVGSGDLGFRIWQKNANDLIDDTQVGVTLLHQDINYALGRLSQEALTYTQPMVFNGRAYFSLAHVVSLNSGCETQLLAPCFGQPTGFTPADHEQRYTLTSGLLLNNRRGGWFSADAYYGSGLSSNFCPVGTPGYCKETPHTTFNVEDGIALSPRTALTLDVANLLNDRYYVTLLNAQGNHFGPGREVNIGVRFRP; the protein is encoded by the coding sequence ATGAACCGGCGAATGCTTGCTTGTTATTTGGGCGTAATTACCGCCAGCTGGGCCGCGCCCGCCGTAGCCGTCAATGCGAGCGCCTTTATCACGGGAACGGTCACCGAGGGTGGCAAGCCGGCCGCTCACGTCGCGGTCACGGCGTCGGGTAACAATCTGACCGCCACGACCGCCACCGACGCTGCCGGGCGCTTTTCGTTCCCCCCGCTGGCGCTGGGCACGTACGACGTCGAAGCGCGTCGTGGCGACCGGCGCGGCCTGGTCCGCATCGATCTGGGAAACGGCGGTGCGAGTGTCAGCATCCGGCTGGTCCAACTGGCCGAGATCGCGCATGCGGTGGTCGGCGAATGGTCGTCGGCCCTCACCCACGGCAGCGGCAGCGACGTCGTTCTCAATAGCACGGCCTTGACGCGCCTGCCGTTCGACAACAGCTTCACCCAAATGGAGCTGCAAATGCCTGGGGCCGCTCAGGGAGCCAACGGCGTGGTGCACATCAACGGGGATCACGGCGTCATCAACTATATGATCGACGGCGTGCCGCTGCCCCAGGAGCTCAATCGCGACATCGGCAGCGAGATCAACATCAACGATCTCTCGTTCGTCGATTTGATCGAGGGCGCGTACCCCGCGCAGTACGGGCTGCGATTTGGCGCGGTTTTCAATATGTCCACGCGGGCCGGCACCGGACCCCCGGGTTTCGACGGCTATTCCTCGTTCGGATCCTACACCGACACGCAATCCACGATCGGATACCACTCGCCGCTCGCCGGGGGCGGCGGATTTGACGTCGCTTTCAACGGCATGACGACGACGCGGGGACTCGATCCGCCGGATTTCAACTCGCCTCACAACGACGCGGGATCGATCGGGCAGTTTGCGCGGTTCACCTTGCCGGCGGGCGGAAACAATTTCACCAACATCACGTTCATCAACAGCCGCAGCAACTTTCAGATCCCCAACGACATCGCGTACGGCGAACCGGGCGATACCAACGACGCCGAAAGCCAAGCCGACACGTTTCTCGGCATTCAGTTTCACCATGCGATCGGCAGCAGCGGCGCTATCACGTATGGCCCGGCATACAACGCGTCGCGGATTGAGGATTATGGCGATCCGGTCAACGATTGGGCCTACGGCGAGGCGCTCAACGTGACGCCTCCGCCGTTCGGCAACGGCGGCGCGCCGACCGACTGCGCCAATGCCTTCGTGGTTGCCCCTACCAATCCGACGGCTTTTCCGACGATGTGCGGAGTGTCGTTAGCCGATACTCGCAGCGAGCTCGACTACATCATGCAGGGCGACTACACGCAGAGCTTCGGAAGTCATACCATTGCCGCAGGGCTTTCCTACGATCTCACGCGCGTACTCAAATACTACGCGATTACGCTCCAACCAAACAATTTTCTCGCCCCGATTATCACGCCGAACACCCCCAACGCGCCGGCGACGGTTGTGGACGACTCGCCGAACGTGGGAAACACCTATCAATCATACGTTCAAGATAGCTGGCGAATGGGCGATCGCTGGCAGGCCGATTACGGGCTGCGCTACGATTTCTTCACGATCGAGTCGAGCGGTTTCGCTCGGGGATTCGGCTCATTCAGTCCCAGGTTCAAGTTGACGCGTCTCTTTGGCAAACGAGCGAATCTCTACGGATACGTCGGCCGATTCTTCGAACCGTTCTCGCTCGAAAACGTCAGCCCGTACGCCGCGCATTTGCTCAATCTACCTTTGCAGGCCGGCGTCGCTCAGTTCGACCTCAAGCCCGAGCGCGACACCCAACTCGAGCTTGGCGGCCACCTCCCGGTCGGCTCGGGCGATCTGGGTTTTCGCATCTGGCAGAAGAACGCCAACGACCTCATCGACGACACGCAAGTCGGCGTTACCCTCCTGCATCAAGACATCAACTACGCGCTGGGCCGTCTATCGCAGGAAGCGCTGACCTATACGCAGCCGATGGTTTTCAATGGGCGAGCGTATTTCTCGCTCGCCCACGTCGTTTCGCTCAACTCCGGCTGCGAGACGCAGCTGCTCGCTCCATGCTTCGGACAACCCACGGGGTTCACGCCCGCCGATCACGAGCAGCGCTACACGCTCACGAGCGGCCTTTTGCTCAACAACCGGCGCGGAGGTTGGTTCTCCGCGGATGCCTACTACGGTAGCGGTCTCTCCTCGAACTTTTGCCCGGTGGGGACTCCCGGCTATTGCAAGGAGACCCCGCACACCACTTTCAACGTCGAAGACGGCATTGCGCTATCGCCAAGAACCGCTCTGACGCTCGACGTTGCGAATCTGCTGAACGATCGCTATTACGTCACCCTCCTCAATGCCCAGGGCAATCACTTTGGTCCCGGCCGTGAAGTCAACATCGGCGTTCGCTTCAGACCATAG
- the rfaD gene encoding ADP-glyceromanno-heptose 6-epimerase: MHDLSSGRIVVTGGAGLIGSTLVWSLNRRGLDDILVVDRFDRSEKWKHLVPLRFADCLDADEFERSLACGRSFGDIRTIFHLGACSSTTETDLGYLLRNNYEYTKALALWAMQQHARFVYASSAATYGGLEAELSDEADLHSLRPLNAYAYSKHLFDLYAARTGLDQRACGLKYFNVFGPNEDHKAEMRSIVQKAYEQIRETGSVRLFKSHRREYRDGEQQRDFIYVKDAAEMTVHLAESGAAGLFNVGSGTAHTWLDLVGPIFRALEMPERIEFIEMPAQLRGKYQYHTCARMARFYATGYDRPLTPLADAVTDYVINYLVPQRPLELSDAPVAPPLKAISS; the protein is encoded by the coding sequence ATGCACGACTTAAGCAGCGGAAGAATCGTGGTTACGGGGGGCGCCGGTCTGATCGGCAGCACCCTGGTTTGGTCGCTCAACCGGCGCGGGCTCGACGATATTTTGGTCGTCGATCGTTTCGATCGCTCGGAGAAATGGAAGCACTTGGTGCCGTTGCGTTTCGCCGATTGCTTGGATGCCGATGAGTTCGAGCGCTCCTTGGCTTGCGGCCGAAGCTTCGGCGACATACGCACGATTTTTCACCTCGGAGCCTGCTCGTCGACGACCGAAACCGACCTGGGGTATTTGCTGCGTAACAATTACGAATACACTAAGGCGCTTGCACTCTGGGCGATGCAACAGCATGCCCGTTTCGTCTACGCTTCGTCGGCCGCGACGTACGGCGGCTTGGAAGCCGAGCTTTCTGATGAAGCCGATCTGCATTCGCTGCGGCCGCTCAACGCCTACGCGTACTCAAAGCATCTCTTCGATCTCTACGCGGCGCGAACGGGGCTCGATCAGCGAGCCTGCGGCCTGAAATACTTCAACGTGTTCGGACCGAACGAAGATCACAAGGCCGAGATGCGCAGCATCGTGCAAAAGGCCTACGAACAAATTCGTGAAACCGGCAGCGTTCGGCTCTTCAAAAGCCATCGTCGCGAATATCGCGACGGGGAGCAGCAACGCGATTTCATCTACGTTAAGGACGCAGCCGAGATGACGGTGCATCTGGCCGAGTCGGGCGCCGCCGGGCTCTTCAACGTCGGCTCTGGAACGGCGCACACGTGGCTCGATTTGGTCGGGCCCATCTTCCGCGCGCTCGAGATGCCGGAACGCATCGAGTTCATCGAGATGCCCGCGCAGCTGCGCGGGAAGTACCAATATCATACGTGCGCGCGAATGGCGCGGTTCTATGCGACCGGTTACGATCGACCGCTAACGCCGTTGGCGGACGCCGTCACCGATTACGTCATCAACTATTTAGTCCCTCAACGGCCGCTCGAGCTCTCGGATGCTCCGGTCGCTCCACCGCTGAAAGCAATATCTTCCTGA
- a CDS encoding redoxin family protein — MKQRPLILATIAVVGIIVVGAILWYFFSPEHRRVQNASTSPVVGKAQVGQPAPNFEVATTAGLFDLSKVTKPVFLEVFATWCPHCQREAAVIDRLYRRYGSSVEFVAVSGSDTAIDGTSTSSELDVLDWKRRFNVAYPVAYDPLLNVANLYLQGGFPTIVLIARDRRVAYLNSGELSYGELSRAIEKVR, encoded by the coding sequence GTGAAGCAGCGACCTCTGATTCTGGCCACGATTGCGGTCGTGGGCATCATCGTCGTCGGCGCGATCCTGTGGTATTTCTTTTCACCCGAGCACCGGCGCGTTCAGAATGCGTCGACCTCGCCGGTCGTTGGCAAGGCGCAAGTTGGCCAGCCGGCGCCGAACTTTGAAGTTGCAACGACGGCGGGACTCTTCGACCTTAGCAAAGTCACCAAGCCCGTCTTCCTCGAAGTCTTTGCAACGTGGTGTCCGCACTGCCAGCGCGAAGCCGCGGTCATCGATCGGCTCTATCGCCGTTACGGCTCGTCGGTCGAGTTCGTTGCGGTTTCGGGAAGCGACACCGCGATCGACGGCACGTCAACTTCGTCAGAGCTCGACGTGCTCGATTGGAAGCGTCGCTTCAACGTTGCCTATCCGGTCGCGTACGATCCGCTGCTCAACGTCGCGAATCTCTACCTGCAGGGCGGATTTCCGACGATCGTTCTCATTGCGCGCGATCGTCGCGTCGCATATCTCAACAGCGGCGAGCTTTCTTACGGCGAGCTTAGCCGCGCGATCGAAAAGGTCCGGTAG
- a CDS encoding DoxX family membrane protein — translation MNAAVLIIRVLLGGLLLAAGILKIGHATELAATIASFRLLPAPVTGPLAVALPYIELLLGAYLIAGLFTRTVAIVAAVQFLCYAGAIGSAVVRHISANCGCFGPSDSSAADWPHVAFDLALAAASMVVAFAAPGALAVDRKLRSA, via the coding sequence ATGAATGCTGCGGTGTTGATCATCCGCGTTCTTTTGGGCGGGCTGCTGCTCGCGGCGGGTATCCTGAAAATCGGTCATGCCACCGAACTGGCCGCGACCATTGCAAGCTTTCGCCTTCTGCCGGCGCCCGTGACGGGACCGCTCGCCGTGGCGCTCCCCTATATCGAGCTCTTGCTAGGCGCGTACCTGATTGCCGGGCTGTTTACGCGCACGGTGGCGATCGTCGCGGCCGTGCAGTTTCTATGCTATGCCGGGGCCATCGGCTCGGCCGTCGTTCGGCACATTTCGGCGAACTGCGGTTGCTTCGGTCCCAGCGATTCCAGCGCCGCCGACTGGCCGCACGTCGCCTTCGATCTGGCGCTTGCCGCCGCCAGCATGGTCGTCGCCTTCGCCGCGCCGGGCGCGTTGGCGGTCGATCGAAAGCTGCGCAGCGCGTGA
- a CDS encoding SCO family protein, translating into MNALLTVLLCSVVPVHGLVLATLPDHAAIVRTDAVVDMFPAQTQRYRLPPNASFRAGTTIDALLDLASRPIVLRDPVAAAAFAPGLPDAGRAVRVVAGGLLPAATLVDQEGRVTPLDSAFRGKTLLLSFVFTRCPDRTLCPAISGKFAYLQQHLDPKRFVLAEITLDPQYDSPAVLRKYGAMFGVQSQSWRLLTGTGSTIARLLDAFTISSMRVSDDNFLHDDRLFLVTPAGRVAYVVETGSWDPASVIAQAQAISGLASDPFERFKLALIAHMVALCGGSESGGIVLLELSLFALLTAASFAALWVVARVIW; encoded by the coding sequence GTGAACGCACTGCTGACCGTGTTGCTCTGCAGCGTGGTGCCCGTGCACGGACTCGTTCTCGCAACGCTTCCCGATCATGCTGCGATCGTGCGCACCGACGCGGTGGTCGACATGTTTCCCGCGCAGACCCAACGCTACCGGTTGCCGCCGAATGCATCGTTTCGCGCGGGGACTACGATCGACGCGCTGCTCGATCTGGCGAGCCGGCCAATCGTGCTGCGCGATCCCGTCGCCGCGGCGGCCTTCGCGCCCGGACTGCCCGATGCCGGACGCGCGGTCCGCGTCGTGGCCGGTGGATTGCTGCCGGCGGCGACGCTGGTGGACCAAGAGGGGCGCGTTACGCCGCTCGATTCGGCGTTCCGCGGCAAGACGCTGCTGCTCTCGTTCGTCTTTACGCGATGTCCCGATCGAACGCTCTGCCCGGCGATCAGCGGAAAATTTGCGTATTTGCAACAGCATCTCGACCCGAAGCGATTTGTGCTCGCGGAGATTACGCTCGATCCGCAGTACGACTCGCCGGCGGTTCTGCGCAAATATGGCGCAATGTTTGGAGTGCAATCGCAGAGCTGGAGATTGCTGACCGGCACCGGCTCGACCATCGCGCGTCTGCTCGACGCTTTTACGATAAGCTCGATGCGGGTGAGCGACGATAACTTCTTGCACGACGACCGGCTTTTTTTGGTCACGCCGGCCGGACGCGTGGCCTACGTCGTGGAGACGGGAAGCTGGGATCCGGCGAGCGTGATCGCGCAAGCGCAGGCAATCTCAGGCCTTGCGAGCGATCCGTTCGAGCGCTTCAAGCTCGCGCTGATCGCGCATATGGTCGCGCTCTGCGGCGGAAGTGAATCGGGCGGAATCGTGCTGCTCGAACTCTCGCTCTTTGCGCTCTTGACGGCGGCATCGTTCGCGGCGCTGTGGGTCGTCGCTCGCGTCATCTGGTGA
- a CDS encoding sigma-70 family RNA polymerase sigma factor produces MGRRSRHLVTDQQAFLEDAIERYGKQAYNFAYRLTGNDADASDLTQEAFIRVYRSWQTFRAGTSFLSWIYRIVTNLHRDELRRRKGRYPEEIPGDGPRTPSIQPIEEYVEGQLSEPISKALAELGPEQRQIVLLADVEGCSYQEIGQVVGCSVGTVRSRLHRARGQLRTLLVRHMKSSP; encoded by the coding sequence GTGGGTCGTCGCTCGCGTCATCTGGTGACCGATCAACAGGCGTTCCTCGAGGACGCGATCGAGCGATATGGCAAACAGGCCTATAATTTTGCCTACCGGCTGACGGGCAACGATGCCGACGCAAGCGATCTTACGCAAGAGGCCTTCATTCGCGTCTATCGCTCGTGGCAAACGTTTCGGGCCGGGACCTCGTTCCTTTCGTGGATCTACCGGATCGTCACCAATTTGCACCGCGACGAACTTCGGCGGCGGAAAGGACGTTATCCAGAGGAGATCCCCGGGGACGGTCCCCGAACGCCGTCAATTCAGCCCATCGAGGAGTACGTCGAAGGCCAGTTGAGCGAACCTATTTCCAAAGCGCTTGCCGAGCTTGGCCCCGAACAGCGTCAGATCGTGCTGCTCGCGGATGTCGAGGGATGCAGCTATCAAGAGATCGGCCAGGTCGTCGGCTGTTCCGTTGGGACGGTGCGGTCGCGACTTCATCGCGCCCGCGGCCAGTTGCGAACCTTGCTCGTGCGCCACATGAAGTCGTCGCCATGA
- a CDS encoding zf-HC2 domain-containing protein — translation MNQTHPSIEAIVDFLHGEMPAPQLAAIAAHLAGCPECQDRRAAEDAITDAVRAYAREQERALPANVVAGIRRGIEPGGAPWGWEGFRAVLRPIYAVPLAAAIALVLYIGISARHGENVPPAIDSAYYVENHAVMAETAPFADGAPPAIMLTSSR, via the coding sequence ATGAACCAAACGCATCCCAGCATCGAAGCCATCGTCGATTTCCTACACGGCGAAATGCCAGCGCCGCAACTAGCGGCAATTGCGGCGCATCTCGCGGGCTGTCCGGAATGCCAAGACCGGCGAGCCGCGGAGGACGCGATCACCGACGCCGTACGCGCCTATGCCCGCGAACAAGAACGAGCGCTGCCGGCCAACGTCGTTGCCGGGATTCGGCGCGGCATCGAACCGGGCGGCGCGCCCTGGGGCTGGGAAGGTTTTCGCGCCGTGCTCCGACCGATCTACGCCGTGCCGCTCGCCGCCGCGATCGCACTGGTACTTTACATCGGCATCAGCGCTCGGCATGGCGAGAACGTTCCGCCGGCAATCGACTCTGCTTACTACGTCGAAAACCACGCGGTGATGGCCGAGACCGCACCGTTTGCCGACGGCGCGCCGCCCGCAATCATGCTGACGTCGAGCCGATGA